gttggaaatcttcttTCTTGtatatacctattattcttaggttttctCTTCtagttgtgtcctggatttcctggatatttgggcaaggatctttttgcatttcacattttctttgattgttgtgtcattgttttctatggtatcttctgcacctgagattctcccttctatctcttgtgtactgttgtgttatgcttgcatcaatggctcctgacttctttctaggttttctatttccagagtggtctccctttgtgatttctttattgtttctacttccatttttagatcctggatggttttgttcaattcttactcttgttttgttgtgttttcctgtaattctttaagagattttgtgtttcctctttaagtggtTGTACCTATATAcctgtgttcccctgtatttctttaagggagttatttctgTCCTtattatagtcctccatcatcatcatcatcatgagaagtgactttagattcatatcttgcttttctggtgtggtggtatatccaggaattgctatggtgggagagttgggtgcTGATGATGCCATACTTGGTTACtacattggtttctgttgcttctgttcttaaacttgcctcccaccatctgattatctcaagtgttccCTGTCCTTGATATATCTGATTGTAGGCTGTCCTACCTGTAATCTTGGCTGTGTCAGAAttcttcagagtccagctttctctgtggtccTGTGATTCCGGAATCCTctgattctgagattctgggtgtgtcagagttcttagcagtcaaacttcctctgagaccctgagatcctggtatgatCAAacctcctgggatcctgggatcctgggatcctgggatcctaataTCCTGGGTTATTAGAgcgcctggaagtggtacctcctctggggaccatggggctgtctgctgagttcGAAACCAAGGTAGAATAGTGCTGACTGAAAGGAACCCAAGCCTCTGGTCAAGTGGGGTTCCTGTGTCACTGCTTCTGATGGTCCAAGcactcctggtggtgttggaacagatgttgtgttctactcaccagtgatcctaagatcctgtaCGTGCTAGGGCAATTGGgggggtggagagtcctctggagtctgtgggactgtccactgagttcaCACCccaagatattgtttaaattttgtttgtcaAGGAATATCTTGGTAattccatctgtggtaattgagacttttcctgggtatagtagcatgggctggctttttttggttttgtctttgttttgtttggttttttctcTTAGAACCTGTATGGTATCAactcaagatcttctggcttttagagtctctgttgagaagtctgatctagttctcataggtctgcctttatatgttacttgacttttttctttgccactttaaatattctttctttctttcttctgtgcacttggtgttttgattattatatgatgggagaaatttcttttctgttccaatctgcttggtgttctataggcttcttgtatgtttatggccatctctttctttaaagaagttttctagtataattttgttaaagatggccctttgagttgggaatcttcactctcttttatacctacTATTCTTGtgtttagtcttttcattgtatcctggatttcctggatgttttgggttaggacctttttgcactttgtattttctttgactggtgtgtCAGtgtcttctatggtattttctatgcctgagattctctcttttatctcttgtattcacttggtgatacttgcatctgtgattcctgctctctttcctaggatttccatCTCCAACATTTtccctgtttgtgttttccttaacctttctattcccatttttagattctggacaGATTTGttcaatttgttcattttttattgtattttcctgtttttctttaagagatttatgtgtttcctctttatgggcttcttttgtttgcctgtgttctcctgtatttcattaagagagttatttatgtcctatGTAAGATACTACTTAATTCCTCGTAAGATGGGAAGTTGGagcagaatcttgctttttcagtgtattagggtatccagggcttgctctggtgggagaactgagttctggcGTTGTCAAGTTCTggtgttttatgtttttacacttgcctcttgccatctggttatgtCTCTTGttaactggtcttgctgtctcagaCAGGAGCCTGTTCTTACTGTAAGCCTGGTTATGTTGAGCTTCCTTGGGTCAGGTTGTCTATGAATATGGAAGGGTGTCTGGAGAGCCTTATCTGTAGCCTGGCTGTGTCAGAACTCATGGGGGTCAGGCTCTCCCTGggtggagaaggggtggggatgggaccTTAAGCACAAGATCTAATCCGGAGCATAGATGCAAACTGGAAGGAACCTTTATCTCCACAGGACTGGATGTTCTGCATTCTCTGAGCCCTGAGTGGTCCCAGTTAGGCCATGTATTGAAGCAGGTGTTGGGACTCACCTGTGAGCATGGAGGGGTCAGAACTTCTGGGGGTCAAGTTGTCTGTGAGTGTGGGCAGAGTGGTGTTGCTGGAGCACTGGATTTGCTCTGAGGTACAATGCAAATTTGAGGGGAAGTAAACTTGAATTGATTAAGACTAATGATTTTAGGTGAGTTACCCCCTGTTTACAATTGAATTTTTTTGCTTTATAATTGTCAATCTTtgagagaaactttttttttcctttctttccatgtaTAATTGAATCCGCTAATTATCACTGatttttcatgtatatttatgtgtgtgtgagtgtgtgcatgtatgtatgttttatatatgaaatatacatctgataaaagtaaaaagtatttttaaaataccttattTAAAGATGCTTAATGTTAGTTATTCTTCCTCATGCCCTCTCTGTATTGTCTGCCACTCGATTCACCCACTGATTTCTGTTCCTACCAtgttatttccccttccttttcatgTCAACTTTGTTCAACTCTAACTTTCCTTTAAGCGGTTTCTTCCTCACCCACTCACAGTGCAGTCTTTCTCTTTGCCTGGACTCCAACCAAAACTGGatatacaaacaaatgaacagattGAAGGGATGTGTCACTGCTATCAGTGTATTGCTTTGGTACTGTTAGTGTAATTGTCCTACTTTGTAAGCCAGTTATCACCCATCCTTTGCTTTGTGTCTTCGTTATGCATATTCTTCTGTATACAAGACCTATGCAATCTTTCCACTGTTCTCTCTAGTGCTAAAAAGCCGTTTTTCAAATGTAGTCAATCTTCTTGTTATAACTTGGATTTAAATGACTCAAAAAGTTTCATCTACTGGAGAGTCAGTCCCCTCCATTTGGTGATAGTGAAAGGACAGAAAATTTGAGGTGCGGAAGTTTGGAGAGTTATTTTGCTGCGAAAATTTGGGGAAGCATTGCTTTCAGGATTCTACTTTGTTCTTGGCCATATTCAGCTACTTTTGTCTACTTTTTTCCAATGttgcctcttttcttcttttacttccttctcctgtgttctctgtctatctatctatctatctccctctctctctctctctttctccccctccctcccttcctccttcccgcCCACACTCCATCTTTACCTCCCTCCTTACCTTACTTGCAAGTATGAAATTAACATTTACCTCCTACCATACTACTGCTTCACACCAGAGATGAAGTGCCTCCTGGTAACCATGAACTGAAGCCAGTGATGTGGATTTGGGGAAAACAGTAAAGATTTCTTCCTTTAATTTCCTCAGGTATTATATGATAACAGTGGAAACATAGAATGCATACACCATCCAAAAACATAGTAGGTGTACGTGATTACAAAAAATGTCAAGCAGGATTTCTTTCAATGTACTGTTCAATTCTTTCAATgttctttttaattcttcaaatcACTTATGTGATTGCTCATAGATATTTGACATATAATAATGTATTGCAGCAATTAGAATGTGATCTGTGTTTTCTTGTTAATCTTTATTTATCAAGAAGTTTGATAATATCAAAAAAGAATTCTGAGTAATCATCTGGGAAAATTGTCACCATGTCCTGAATACAATTTTCTTCTCTTGGATCAAACGACAATTCCAGGAGTTCCTCAAAACCTTGTGACTTTAATGATGGAATCCTCCTCCTTTGCTTGTCTTGATTCTTTCCAACTagaacacacaacaacaacaacaaaaccataaacatgaaaacaaaatttgtaAAATCTGGGAAAAAATAGTGTTGTCCTTCACAAAATAATCTACTTTCACCCATCACCTGTGTAACAATGACTACTTCTGAAGGATTTTTGgtaaatattgtaaaataaattctCTGTTAAGTTGTGAGTGAGATTTAGTACTTTACATATTGGTTATCAGGGGATTAACAAATGAGTTTTGGAAGAAAGCACTTGAAGTACATTCAAAACTGTTAAAATCTATTCCATTAATTTCCTTGTTAAGACCACTTAATTAACCTACATATTATTCTCTACctgaacattttcatttctagaaaaaCCAAGGCAATTGGAATGTCACAGAGAATAGAAGCATGAATCACTTAGATACACAGTCATCTATGGCATGTCCTTTAGTCttgcatgttatttatttatcctaAATTATTCCATGAGCTTTGCATACTCAAACCTATAGACTGTTAgtttcatacacagacacacacacacacacacacacacacacatatatatatatatatatatatatatatatatatatatatatacacacacacacacacacatctatctataaTCAGACAGAATACCAATAAAACCAGTAAATTTTTTctggcatagcttgagcataagTAGCCTCTCTGACATAGAGAACCTCTAGGAACATTTGAATCTACAGTACAAGTGGGTTACTATTTGTCCCTATTCAAAAATACTGACTACAATTAAAATAACCCCAAATATCAGCATATATAGGAAATACACTCCCCAATTGAACATAGTGACCACTATAAATTAACACAATTGATCttgtttttcattgctgctttacCTTCCTCAGCATAGTCCATTAGCaaacaactcccttaaagaacACAGAGAGGTTTTACTCACTCATTTCCTACATCATGGATGGAGTCAGGAAGAGGTTGATTCTTGGTTTCAGGAAGGAGAAACACACTAAACCCATAGAGGATAGAGAAGCCTCCATAGAAGATCCAGGGCAAGTTGGCAGAGTATATCGCTAGCATCATAAACAGGGGGGCCAGGAATAATCCACTATTACCAAACATTGAAATGACTCCCATACCTGTTGCCCTTGGAGCAAGAAtatagcacacacaaaaaaaaaatctggtaaaaaTGCACACTTGAAACTTGTGTCTTAGAATCATACAGATcctttttaaaaccttaaaaccTGTTACTTGACAAAAACCAATGCAATTAAATTTAAGGATCTTGGTAACTTACTCTTCCTTctcaaatttatttcattttgtaatattTGAGGTCAGATTCAGACCATGAAGACACTTCCTTATTCAACACAATGAAACAGAAAGAGTAATATATGTAACTTATCTTATATTTTAgctttatttatatgtatacatatatgagttAAGGATATAGGCTCTAAAATTGGGAAGGAAATACAAAAAGAGGTAGAACCTATCTCAAAATGGATAAGAGTTTGACTATAAAGGTGACATGAAAATAAAGGGGTTTACTGAGCAGTAGAAGACCAGCAGAAGTGTGGATCGGGGACTGATGGAGTTGAATCAGCACGAAGAGCATCTCTGAGATAATGTTATAAAGCAACAGATTGTACTGTATTCCAATTTAAAGAAATGTATCCTCACCTACACACCCTAAAAAATTTAGGGTATGAGAGCATTCAATTGTAAGGTAGAatgaattaagtaaaaataataagatgatcagagagaataatgaaaattaatatgataaaaaatatatGACATGCCCACATAAAGTTgccttaaataaatataataaaagtaaacaaatttaGAGTATGCTGTTGCTTGTAAAAAACACCTTTTCAGTTGTTCCATTATTTACATGAGATACTAAGTAGTAGTACTTTGGTAGACTTacatatctcaaaacaaagtgAAATTTCAGGATACTAAAGTTATAAACATTCTCTTTATAACCAAATGGTTAGATAACTACCCAGTCTttagttttcttcctttagttGCATAGAATGAATGGAGAAGTTATTCTGTGACTGACTTGAAACTTGTACCTTAATGTGGTTGGAAGTAGCTCATTTATATGAAGAttactaacacacatacatagagaagAAAGTGCTGCTGCCAATGTGGCCATAATAATACGCAGGGTCTGCATTTctagagaaaggaagaccaaggGTTGTGGTTAGTTCAGCTTTGCTATAGTAATTTGTAGTTCTCAATTCCCAAGCAAAGATAACAGTGGTAACACCTCATCAGAGGTGTGTGCAAGTATAAAATACAGAGAGGAAAATcagcagagaaaagaaatccTATAATGGCTAGTATGTTGAGAAACGTGACCAATTTATTCATGATAGTTTGTGGAGAATCAAGGATTTTGAACAGTTGTGCTCATTCCTTCATGTTTCAGACAGTGGTGAGTCCAGGCAGAAGTCACTTTCATATTTCCTCTCTAGGGACTCAATGGTCCTCCAGCAGAATATGAGACTGTCATGGGGTGAATCATGAAAGAATTCAAACTCTTAAAGAATCATAGGCCATTGAAATCCATGATAAATATGGAATAAAACAAAAGAGTGTCATAAAACTGGAGGCTTGTACTGCTGAGATGGCAAAttcatcagaaataaaaaaataagaatttcttcTAGGACAATGAGAAAAGCATTGAACacgtgggcacaggggaaattttcctaagcagaacaccaatgacttacactctaagatcaagaatctacaaatgggacctcataaaattgaaaagcttctgtaaggcaaagggcactgtcaatagaacaaaataacaaccaacatattaggaaaagatctttaccaatcctactcctaatagagggctaatatccaatacaaataatacaaaaaaaaacctcaagatgttagactccagagaaccaaataaccctattaaaacatggggaacagaactaaataaagaattctaaaCTAAGGAAACtcaaatagccaagaagcacctaaagaaatactcaacatccttagtcatgagggaaatgcaaatcaaaacaaccctgagattctaccttacaccagtcagaagggctaagatcaaaaacttagtaGACttcagatgctggagaggatgtggagaaaaagaaacacttctccattgctggtgggattgcaaactggtacaatcactctggaaatcagtctggcagttcctcagaaaattagacgtagtactacctgaggacccagcattaccactcctgggcatatactcagaagatgcttcaacatataacaaggacacatgctccactatgttgaaagcacctttatttataatagcctgaa
This Mus caroli unplaced genomic scaffold, CAROLI_EIJ_v1.1 scaffold_17044_1, whole genome shotgun sequence DNA region includes the following protein-coding sequences:
- the LOC110289150 gene encoding solute carrier family 22 member 27-like; its protein translation is VVKTSMKNELEAAKRKSSPRDLFHTPILRKRICVLSLMRYLFTVSIFGLSLHLQHLSTNIILLQFLSSALGILFSVIGHFVLNHMGRRITQLVLMSLRGIFMLTAVFVPQEMQTLRIIMATLAAALSSLCMCVSNLHINELLPTTLRATGMGVISMFGNSGLFLAPLFMMLAIYSANLPWIFYGGFSILYGFSVFLLPETKNQPLPDSIHDVGNDWKESRQAKEEDSIIKVTRF